The genomic DNA ataggtcattcaagcctatacaacaaaagagaagaaaattcgcccctgagcggaatacaattatccaagaggaagttgagagattattgaagtccaggatgatcagagaagttaAGTTCCCGAGGTGGCTAGCAAACGTGGttgtggtacagaagaaaaatgggaaatggagagtttgtgtagactacacagacttgaacaaagcttgtcctaaagacccatttcctctcccccacattgatgcaatggtagatgccactgccgggcatgaaatgctgaccttcatggacgcatcctcaggatttcaacagatccaaatggagccttctgaccaggaggatactgcctttatgacaccaacaggtatttattgttatacagctatgccttttggtttgaaaaatgcaggtgcaacataccaaagattggtaaacatgatgttcaaagacaaactgggggacaccatggaggtgtacattgacgatatggtggtaaaatcaaagaaagctcaggatcacctccaggatattaaggaagcatttgatatcctggacaagtataacatgaagctgaaccctgctaagtgccattttggagtgggggcaggaaaatttctaggatatatggtaaccaaaagaggaatagaagcaagcccagagcagatcaaagctatcctggatataaaatcaccctcaaatatgaaggacgtacaaagattgacaggccgagtagcagctttaaacaggtttatctcaagatcctcagaaaaatgcaaagacttttatgatatcctgaagaagaacaagaaatttgaatggggtgagaagcatgaagcagccctgcaggatttgaagcagtatctctcaaccgcacctctattgatgaagcctgaggatggtgaaccattatccttgtatctggcagtatcagggaatgcagtaagtgcagtacttgtaaaggatcacgaaggtcagcagtatcctatttattatgttagcaaaagtttgttaaacgctgaaactagatattctcacctagaaaaattaatactggctctagtaatggcatcaacaaagcttagacattattttgaaacacataggattcatgttaaaactaattatcctgttaaaaatgtgcttaggaaaccagaaatgtcaggtagaatggctaagtggtcagtaaaattaagtgcctatgatttagtatatgaacctagaaatgccataaagtctcaggctttagctgactttgtggctgattttagtagtgacattcaggatgaggtagacctagaagttcaacaatttggagaatcctcaggatcctggacattatataccgatggtgcatctaatgtaagaggagtaggattaggaatactactaaaatcgccacagggggacataatgccccaggctgttagatgtgaattccctgctactaataatgaggcagaatatgaagctttaattgcaggattagaattggctaagagtatgaatatcaagaatttgcaagtatatgttgattctttgttaattactaatcatttttaatggatcctatgcagtcaagggtgagaaactaatggaatacctcggtattcttaaaaaattagcaggatatttcgatgtttttacgcttgaacaggtaccaagagaggataacgctaAAGCAGATGCATTGGCAaatttgggatcatcaatcaggataccggaaggaatcccaataccgatattacatatcctgtatcctgcaacggatcctcagcataaggaagtagcaagtattcaagatcctgaagtggtgtatcctgaagaggatcctaaatcctggacaactccgattatgagatatctcaaggaaggacatatccccgaatatgaaaatcctaaggcatttaggatgaaggtatcacgattcactatcatAAATAATATTCTATATAAAAAATCTCTTGCAgggccatacttgagatgcttagaggatcctgaagccaaagaagtacttcaggatatacatgaaggggattgtggtaaccataccgggggcaggtcattattttcaaaagtgttgaggacaggatattattggccaacaatgagaaaagatgctgcagaatatgctcgaagatgtgatgcatgtcagaggcatagtaacatattgcatcagccagctgaaccactatatcctgtagcatccccttggccgttcatgaaatgggggatggatatagtagggaaattaccgaaagctccgggaggaaaagtctttatgctggcaatgacggattatttctctaagtgggttgaagctggaGCATTTGTGCAAGTTAGGGACCAAGAAGTAGTTTCCTTCAtcaagaggaatatcctgaccaggtttggagtaccagctgaaataatttgtgataatgggtcccagtttataagcaaaaggactactgacttttgcaagagttggggaatcaagatgataacgtctactccggtgcatcctcaagcgaatgggcaagctgagtcttcaaacaagataatagtgaacaacttaaagaagagacttggagccaaaaaagggagatgggcagaggaattaccctttgtgttatgggctgacaggacaacggtaaaaaatgcaaccggccaaaccccattctccttagtattcggagcagaagcagtaattccaacggaaatggtgatacctactgcaagatctatcctacagaatcctgaacagaatcctgaagccttatgtcaagatttagataccatagacgaaagaagagacgcagcaaggctaaggatggcagcatatcaacaaagaatatccagagcatacaacaagaatataaggactaggagatttcaagtGGGTGACTGGGTGCTaaggaaggcttttcagaatactactaatcctgccgatggcaagttagctccaaaatgggaaggaccatacgaagttgaatcagaagcagggaaaggagcatatagactcaagaatatggaaggggatatgctaccaaggtcttggaatgctgtacacttaaagctctatttcaagtaagaatagaatttaattcctatctcagaatggtatgtatcctatcttttttaaatatatatgtttattatcttgaacccaatactgacttaggcatcggaggggtgttagccaagctaacacccaccttagtttataattgttttgcagaatatgctccaggatatagctccaggatgtgtactcaggataactcagaagattagaggattggccccctctctcacatttaagggatactgatcccttcacaggtttaaaggtattcacctttctcccgaattgggtttaaacaccccgcctggagcgcaagttattcagggatagttcaaggtggcgggaccagtccatgtaaaagtggctgacaatttcgttactattggctatatcctgaattctaaaggtatatgaggattgatcaccctctctcacgaaagggtattttcatactctctaaggtttaaaggttttcacctttctaagtcttggagtttatacactcccgcctgtagcgcatgaaactcagggtttatccccagtatactaaGGGTTCGTCTCAGGATATCAAGGGTTTTACCCTGAGGAATGTGGAATTCATTCGAGTCAAGAATATGAATACATTTGTGTTTCTATGTTAAGTACAGGGGACATACGTCATACTATTCTAAAGATGGATTCGAGTTTATAAGtgtgcactggggacaagcctataatgaggaattgaaattgattcactaagaatctctggtatgatctctcctttttatttagacaATTAATAGGTTGTATTTTGATATCTTTATCAGTATATCTTTTAGGATATCTACCAGGATATATCTGTAATATGTTCCCAAAAATGTTTgaacaaaacaattttcacaagagaaatttataacaataataataaagtcTAAGgaagagttatattattaacataccaAAAGATGTGCTCTTAGTTTCACCTAATAACAAGGCCCATCCACTAAGAGCACTAATAGTTCATCACCATATTTACccaacagttgaaggcttcatctcaaaccgagacccatccacctccaactgttgtattgttcaaaataaaccatactaactgatgaccaagggcttcgtcctgaaactcacgatccctccacctttggccatcatattgtctacgtgcaggaaattaaaattgtttaacagacaagaaaagtaaattgttcaacacatcAACCgtcaaacctaaaaaaaaaagtgggctccggcctaggcatcaatatccatcatcgcccactcagctgccctcacacaacggcatcctctcctgctttccccggcttctcagcaccagcatccgctccagcatccttcttgtctccagcctgatccgccacctctgctgacttggaAGATTCACCGGCTTCAGTTGGGAGTGGCACAGCCTTGCCTCCGAGCTCCTTCAGCTTGGCTACCCAGGATTCAATTGGCCAGGATGGACAAACAagacctgtctccttggcctcataggccatcttgatgcgtgcttgtaGCAGGGAGACAATAGCGGAAGTCTTGATTCCTtcccggaaattgatcatggCCTGATCGTGATCCATTTGCATGGTGGCCAATTTGAGCTCAGCATCCTGGGTGACCTTTTTCAGCTTATCCTCATAGTGCCGGCTCTTTGCCTCGGCGATGGCACCTTGGTCGGCAACAGTGGTTTCGAGCTGCTAATCCTGGCTTCATGAAGGGCGACAGTACCACATGCATCGTTGTACAAGTGGAgcaaatgctggaggccctgtGCATCAATAACAGGTACGAGTTAGAATCTATATATCTATAATGACCAAGATATCCTACCAGGATATCCTGTTAGGATATCCAGGCAGGATATGTGTGCAGGATATATATGCAGGGTATgcgtcaggatattaccttgttaaggaaggatgtcatcgGCTCTAAGGAATCGGTAAAGCTGAGatcgtcataggagaaccctcctgagcttggagcactgacctcaaggcccttcctctttttcgctgtggtagcacgagtccttgggttggccttgggagctgggagtggcttggagctggtggcagtaggagcctccttcttgactaaggttggagttggatagctgtcgagttcgtcaaggtctagatagactgggactttgctggaatctgcacacagggggtaaaattctaaacctttcctaaagatatcaaataaaaaacatgtgtctacaggatatcttgcaggatccttaccagacatggttgcgcttgaaagagggcttggagttgctggagatgggttgaaacttctctctgcTTCCGGAAGGAGCCTGACAGCGTCTATTCTTTTCTGAGAATCTGCAAggggaggtgctagcttcctaaaatcagctgtacaagaaaacgacaaagtcagttcaggatataaagcaggataacaagcaggatcatctttaaaccctaaatcctacccttcttcaaccaatgcaccggataatccgctccaccagggattgaatctctttttacgaaaaagaatttggatttctattcctcttcattcctggtggctcggaggattAGTGGGTCACTGGAAGTAGAATAGAACAAGAATCGACAAGAACCATGGCACCTAAGTTGGTAAGCTAATGGGAGATCATGAACAGAGAGATCAGGGAtgtggttgttcttgatttgatcaagaacggacaagactcgccaaagcattggcatcGTTTGACTAAAACAGATTTTTGTGACGTCAAAGAACTCGGTGATAAATTCAGAAAAAGGAAATTGTAGCCCTAGAGTAAAGGGGAAAGCATTGAAACacaaccactcgtcggaaaccatgtctgatcggatttcccgatcaaacggcCGGAACACTGCCCCTTTTGGGAAaatgccggaggttttaagggccGATAAGTGTGCACCATCGAAGGTGCAAATTTCCTTCTccggatcttggagaatattctgGTGAATGAATGTGGGGGCGGAATCGCCGGAGCTGGATCTTGTCTGCCTTGTCATGTTGCCGGAATATTGAAGAGGGTGAGAAAGGAAGATGAAGTTGAGAGAAAGtgtttaccttttttctcttcggAGATAGTTAAATGAAGATGAGGATGAAAAAGATATAGGGTGTGATGAGTAATTATAGGCCGGGTGGTTGAAAGCTATCACATCAAAGGTCTTATCTCCTCATTGCCTCGTTCTTCGggaaaaaatataaccgttagtgaccaggatacttaacggtaacattttttggggacaattgttatgggtgaaattctgagcctatatcctggaaaatatcttgatgtatatcttgtttattgtatctgtttacatccgggatgctgactcaggatattggtaacatcctgaatggtatcctcaggatcactaacggattaaatgcaggtacgtgggttggaagctagcaacgttcatgaagaccttttctactaaagactcggtccaagtcgttcacaagaagccgttgaagccgcattactcggtctacaacgttcacattggaatattcggagcatcccatgtttataggaattttagtttgtaattcgttactataaatagtgggtatatcagatcaactaggacatcacaatcacactctctacactctcaacacttgctctctcgcaactttcacaaaattcattgtaacacttagcgatctgatctatatcctgcactgtatcctgaagtttaaagcaataagaagaactaggcagctgcgattgtcagctcccgaggttttatgccggcgatctagattgatcaagggctttcctcgtacatctcgtgtaatttactttactttattgctcattgtttgatcgtagatacagctcaatatcctgagccgtatcctgaacactgtttttccaaagaacctaacaagcatattttcaacacactttttagcacactacctcactcaACTAATTTggtcacttaattgcttcggtaatttttgaccaaaacatcaGCAATTAGGAGCTTACAATCATGTAAAATGGTGAATTTATGTGAAATTATGGCTAAATGATAAACTAAAGATGTGATGTATAATTATGTAAAAATCTGCTCAagaagtgtttgttgaaatgcctctatGAAGGCTTAAAACTTAAATTCCAAGTTTAAACGCATAATCACGATGTTTAGTGTATTATGCGAATTATGATTTgaaaagagagttctaaacatatgATAATTGAACTCAATAGGAACGGGCGCAGgagcgtcaagcggacaagcgggTGGCGAACCACGTCAAAAAGGgctactttgaaggtatgtaaatTGTCCCGTTTCAATTAAGTAAATGTTAATGTTTATAATATGTGTAGTGAATTTTAGAATAAGGGTTGTTGAATCAAAGCGGCAAGGTCGCTATATCGAATATTTGATCTAAAATTTGGTTGGGATTAATTGGTAGTCGTCATATGGGAGGATTCCTTAgacaaaccaaacgggtcgaataattattTAAGGCATGGAAAATACTCCGTATTTCGATCGATGGGTCTTGTTATAGCTTAATAAATTAACATATTAGAATTGCGAGAAATTAGAGTATTGTATGTCTAAAAAGAGAAATCCGAGATTCAGGTTTGAGTAAAATGAACAACTCAAACAAAACATATAATTCCAGGTGCCactgtaaattacggtggtaccgtaatttacggtgggtgCCAAAGCCTTACGGTGCATTTCTTCTGGTTTACGGTATGCACAAAAAATTCCCAGatcctaccgtaacttacggtgacaccgtaagttacggtggaacttAGAAATTTGTAAATTTTTCTTTTATCATACTTTGATGTCGAATCTTGCATCTATAAATTAAGTACTAATGTGAAAACTAACATTTTAGTGGTTTTGACCCTAGGTGATGATTTCGATCTTATGGATGGCGGTCGAGCGGataacgaagaaccgaacactacatttgaaagcttccgcaatgttttaaaTCTTTAGTAGTCTTATGTATGAATTGTAATTACTTGTTAAACTACTTTTGGTATGTTTTAACTTATACACTAGTCGACTAAGGTTGACGTACTTAAGAACTCCGTTAACGGATGTTATGTCactaaaacaatattttgatataattggtgtattttattattaaaatcaagtgaaaaatttaagggtgttacaagttggtaatcagagcttaaggttgtcaacaaagtgttcggttcaagcttgatcgatcgtccggtaagaattaacttattatgttaGTAGATTAGGTCTTATGTAAGGAATGAGGAACGAATTGATATGCATGGgaagagtgtgttaacacactcaaacccggaaagtgcattaaatgtgaacggttaaagcaacttaggaacttggctaaaccgaaacaAACAAAGCAATGtcataaatgaaatgtttaacgcttgatgtaaacatttcagtttcaagatgtcgAAAGGGAGCAATAATGATCCGGTGCCgacaagcaccgaacaaatgaaagaaatAATTGCCGAGGAAGTAGGAAAGGCAATTGAAGGCAGTCTATCTGGGTTTATAGACAAGATTCAAGGTACGGTGTTGTCACTCGTAGAAGAACGAGTTAAAAGGTTGGAGGATACGGTCAACCTTATGAAAGACAAAACTGGAGAACGTAAAGGGTGCTCATACAAAGAattcatggcgtgtaaaccgccaatctaTAACGGGGAGGTTGACCCGATAATTTGCCAAAGATGGATAAGCGATGTTGAAGGAGTGTTTGAACGAACCCATTGTGACGTAGGTGACTTTGTTGCTTACGGAACGGGTCAATTGAGAAatcaagccaaggattggtgggataacaagaagaaggaaatggGAGCCGAAGCGGCGAGGGTTATGACTtgggacgagtttaaggtaccattccttaaacacCACAGTCCCAAAGCGGTTATTAACAGAATCAAAGAAGAATTCATCCAGCTGAGACAAAAGGGTGAAACAATCGATAAGATCACGGGCATCTTCATGGATAAGCTCAGATTTTGTGACGAGTTAGTCAccactgaagaacaaaagatatattACTATTACAACATGCTGAGTGCTGAATACCGGGAATTTATGACTCCGTCAAAATACGAGACCCTCACGGAGATTATCAACACCGCCCGGGAACGTGAAATCGAGTTAAAGAAACAAGTGGAAAGAGGCGAGCGAAGGGCACACGatgtaaatccaagccctacaaagaaagcCCGAACGGGAGAATCGGGAAAGAAGGTGGATGCTAAGGGTGGGTCGCCAAATTGTAAAGTCTGCGGGAAAGGACACAAGGGGGAATGTCGATTCAAAGACAAGCCATGCCCCATATGTAATAAGACGGGGCACACGGCCTCGCTATGCCCGGGAAAAGTATCAGTTTGCTACAATTGCTATCAACCCGACCATAAAAAGTCCGAATGCCCGGACTTAGTTGGAAAGAAAGACGCGAAGGAGTCTCCAGCAGAAGCCCCCAAAGCAAAGGCTAGGTCCTTCCAACTTACCGCAGCTGAAGCGAAAACAGAACCcgatgtggtttcaggtatattcacgattaactcaattccagcacgtgtattgtttgatacgggtgcgaataaatccttcatttcgaatgggtttattcgacatccttcatttgtattgacgaaGTTGCCTGTGCCCTTAGAGGTTGAAATAGGGGACAATAAAAGTTTTATAGTTTGTGATGTCTGTCGAGGCTGCAAATTAAGCATCGACGATGAGGAATACTTGATAGACTtaatcccgatgtcaatgggggaatttcaagtagtcgtcgggatggattggctagcCCAGCACCATGCAAAAGTCGTGTGTTTCCGCAAAGAGATAAAATtaacatctccgagcgggaaacacgttaccatttatggcgaaaaaggaggtaACCCCATAGTGTGCTCAAtgatgaaagctcacaagcttatgaagcgaggatgcaaggcgttcatgatatacgcaaatgaGCCCGAGAAAGAATCACGGAAGATTGAAGATGTACCGGTAGTAAGAGACTTTCAAGATGTATTTCCGGAGGATTTACCGGGAATACCGCCTGAACGGGAAGtggagttcggaatcgaattgattccgggcgcaaaacccgTAGCCAAAGCTCCATACCGACTCgcaccgtcggagttacaagagttgatgtcccaaatccaagacTTGCTTGATAAGGGGTTCAttaggccgagtgtgtctccttggggcacACCGGTGTTGTTCGTCAGAAAGAAAGACGGAAGcatgcgtatgtgtatcgattaccgggagttaaacaaactcacggtaaagaatcgatacccgcttccgaggatagatgatttgttcgaccaattgcaaggtgcgaactggttttcaaaGATTGACCTTAGATCTGGGTATCACCAACTAAGGGTCAAAGAAGAAGACGTACCGAAAAcggctttccgcacaagatacggacattatgaattcctcgtaatgtcttttgggctaacaaatgcacccgcggctttcatggacctcatgaaccgggtttgcaagccaatgttggacaagtcggtcatcgtgtttatcgatgatatcttggtgtattcaaaaagtgaagctgaacacgcaaACCACTTACGagaagtgttagagacacttagaCGAGAAAGGCTGTATGCGaagttctctaagtgtgccttttggttacgagaggtacaatttcttggccacgtCATAAGTGCCGACGGAGTATTGGTGGATCCGTCCAAGATTGAGgctgtgtcaaaatggaatcccccgaagaacccttcggaaattagaagctttttggggcttgcgggatactataggagattcattcaagatttctccaagattgcgttaCCGCTAACAAAGCTAACCCAAAAGAAAGAGAAGTTTATTTGGGGTGTCGATCAAGAAAGAGCGTTTCAGACGCTAAAAGAGAAGTTAACACAAGCTCCGGTACTGATTGCCGGACGGGGTCGAAGATATGGTagtttattcggatgcttcactgTCGGGGCTCGGAtgcgttttgatgcaacggggcaaagttatagcttatgcctcgagaCAATTGAAAATACATGAGAAGAAATATCCTACACACGACCTTGAATTGGCTGCGGTGGTATTtgccttaaaaatatggaggcactacctatacggggtaaagtgcaccatatacaccgatcacaagagtttaAAATACTTTTTCGATCAgaaagagttaaatatgcgacaaaggcgatggctggaaacggtgaaagactacgattgtgaaatacattatcaccctggaaaggctaatgtggtggcggaCGCTCTGAGCAGAAAAACGGACTACGACCCAATACGAGCTAGATCGATGCAACTCGTggtgacctcgggtatacttgaaaGTATTCGAGAGGCGCAATTAGAAGCAATGAAAGAAGAGAATTAGAAGAAAGAAAGAATTATAGGTCAGTTGAAGGATTTGTCGGATGGGAATGACAggttgaagactcgatccggaagGATATGGGTCCCACATACCTGTGGAGTGAAGGCGCTTCTACTTaacgaagctcataaatcccgttattcaattcatccgggagcgaccaa from Helianthus annuus cultivar XRQ/B chromosome 7, HanXRQr2.0-SUNRISE, whole genome shotgun sequence includes the following:
- the LOC110888211 gene encoding uncharacterized protein LOC110888211, with product MSKGSNNDPVPTSTEQMKEIIAEEVGKAIEGSLSGFIDKIQGTVLSLVEERVKRLEDTVNLMKDKTGERKGCSYKEFMACKPPIYNGEVDPIICQRWISDVEGVFERTHCDVGDFVAYGTGQLRNQAKDWWDNKKKEMGAEAARVMTWDEFKVPFLKHHSPKAVINRIKEEFIQLRQKGETIDKITGIFMDKLRFCDELVTTEEQKIYYYYNMLSAEYREFMTPSKYETLTEIINTAREREIELKKQVERGERRAHDVNPSPTKKARTGESGKKVDAKGGSPNCKVCGKGHKGECRFKDKPCPICNKTGHTASLCPGKVSVCYNCYQPDHKKSECPDLVGKKDAKESPAEAPKAKARSFQLTAAEAKTEPDVVSVACALRG